AAGAAGGTATTGGTAGAGATCATGCTGCAGTTCTTCAGAATAACTCTGGTTCCTAATTGACATGATCAGAAGAAATAGAGGAGGCACAGAGGGAAACTATGATCTTTTCTCACCTATTGCCTAATTGTCAGGAAAGATCGAATGGGATCATATGCATTATCGATActacatcatcatcatcatcaacaaCAACAGACTCCAATGTTGAGGAAAGGATCTTAACTGTtacttgccaaaaaaaaaaaaagaaaaaagacatgATCCAATACAAGATTCAAGACATTGAAAGAGCTAAAGGCGCTTCGCTCTCATGAGAGCGGAGCGATGAGCCATCATCTTCAGAGATGCTCGATCCAGTTCTACCATGAGTATGCTCTCCATCCGCTTCATTCCCTTGTGGCGTCTCACCACTACTCCCTACCTCACCTGCAACATCCGAGCCTATTACTGTTGCATTGCCAAACCGCACCCTCCTTGCACCACCAGGCGAATCAACAGGGGAATCCGTCGTGGTGGCGACATCGGTGCCTCCAGCTGGAGCAACTGCTGCAGCCCTGACAGGCGGCCGCTCTACATCATTCTTCCTTGCTGCGATCGATCGGTAGATACACATCACGATCCAGAACAACCAAGGAGTTCCCACCAGGATCATGCCGGCAATGGGGAACCAGAAGGGAATCTCGTTCGCCGGGTGGGTGATGTAGAGTACAAGGAACGCTCCACCAGTGAGGAGGGCAATGAACAAGAGGCAGGAGATGAACCAGAAGCGTTTTCTGCTAGGCCTTGCCCCGGGATGCTGCATCGAAGCTAATCTTTTCTTTGAATGAATTCGCCTTCTCTCATTAATCTCTATGGCTGGTGCTGCTTATTCTTCTGTACTCTTTCTTGATGTCGGTCTCTTCGAGCTCGTCGATTTCTTTGTTTTCGGGTGGTGGAAGAAAGGAATTCATGAGGGAGGGGGAGTAGTTGGGCTTCCTTGCGAGGAGGCATGCCAAGGTTGGGTGTGGGTTCAAAGGGATGACATATTCAAATGAGGCTTGCGTAAAATAACGGTCGCAAGGGTAGGAAGCCAGGTTTTAAGGGTTGGGaatagagggagagagaaaatggCGGAGACGCTTGGGGTCTTAACAGCATGTCCTACGTAGAGGTAGCAACTGAAATTTAGTATATACTTCCCACCTCAGGAAAGCTTTTTAAATTTGAAGGGTGGTAACTAGTTAACCAAAAAAGGTTAAAACAGGTGTATGATTGAACCTTGAAGCCTATGCTAATCGAGTTGGTAGAGTCACTTGTGCCTTGTTTAGATCAAGAGAAATGGAGAGAAAGCAGGAGTGAGGATAGGAATTTAGTTTCTATCATTTTGTTGAAAAAATAAGGGAAGATGTTGACAGAAAAGAAGAGTAGCGTAGAGAACTCACTTCGCTCCGAATCTATAATTTGCATCCTATAAAATAAACATGGTTGGAAAAAAAGTTGCTcgaaaatttattttgtttgaAATTCGTATTTCCAGTTGTTTGTTCAATCCGAAAAAGTTTGTTCTTGGTTATCTAGAAAATTTTTGagcttttcatgaaaaattttgtttccttttaattttcatggacttgttccaaaaaaaatatattggaaTGTGGAAAGATTTAGAGAGAACAAACTAGATAtaccaaataatatttttattcctTGTTCAAAAAATGGACATCctgattttttcctttttcttttatgcATCCAAAGGAAGGAGAGAAAAGcattcttttctctctccttttcttttctcttctcttcgtcTATTCAAATAGAGATCTAATGTTGGTACAAGAAAAAAACCTAAGTTTGAGTCTCACTTTTACTTTAATTTATAATCTCAATGAATTATAATTACTGAGAAATATTCttctaaaaatgaaaaaaatatatagaaagatcTGAGTCCGGTACTTGGCACCCATCTCCCTAGTGTGTGAGTTGGGGAGGCTCCCATGATTGCAAATCTTTAAGGATTCTAATAATTGACACTTTCAATGCTattattgaaataaataaataaataaataatcaaaaaagaTCAAATTTCCCAAATGACTTCCTAATGAAGTATTATGtcatattagaaatattatttgagAACAATGGTGGAGAGTTGTAAAATGACCTTCTTATTTTGGcaccttattattattatttttgttatcctcttttgggtttttttttttttttttgtggttggTGGGGGAGGAGGGAGATGCTTTCAAAACAACTCATTAATGTGTGCAATATGTGGCCAGAGATAGCCTCTTTTTAAAAGTAGTCATGAACACATGTTGCATAAAATTGTGAAATAGGATGATGAAATGATCTCATATCGAGGTTCTACTAATTTGATCAGCCAGAGAACCTAAATTAACATGGTTTCATTGAAACCCGTCCGTACATCAATGTTCAACAATAATCCAATGTTCATATAAAATGATTTGCTGTGATTACTTAGGTTGGAGTTTATGAAAATCCTCTTTCTAATCTTTTAAATAAAACCATAAGGCATTTCCATCTTGGCAAAATGATCCACACTCTTACTCATCTTCCTTCAGACATGCCACCCAAATCTTTTGAacatcaactcaaaatacaagatTTCCATTTTCGTCAAAAACtacaaaatttcttttcattgatGAAAATTAAGGGTAAAATATACAGAACTTATTGCTTCCACAACTTGTCAAGCCCCTTTGCCAATTGTAcatcactcaaaaaaaaaagaagaaaaacacaAAACACTCAACTCCTTGTGATACTTCAACTAAGCACACTGTAGTAGGATTGGGAATAGAGGGAAGTGTTGAGATCAGAGGAACCCTTTTTCCTGGAAAACATATCACCAATGAGAGGAATGATAGGCTTCTTCTTTTGCACCTTTCTTTTCCCTCTCCCACCAAAGTCTGCTTCAATATCTCCCAGGCTAAGTGCTTGAGCCAGAGTGGGCAAGTACTCAAATCTCGCTTCAATGTCCCTGGTTCTCTCATTCACCCATCGATCACTTTGTACTTCGGTAGACTGTCGTTCTACAGCCAGACCACCCTCTGCTGCTTTTGTTGCCTCCATCTCTGTCAATTTAGACATGACCTTGTGTAACTTCTTTTTAAGATTAGCAACTGCTATCTCTGTCTCGGACTCCCTCTCCTTCAGCAGCATCAACTCTCTCCTTGTTTCCTCCAGTTCCACCTCCAGCTTCCTCAAAGAGCTGAGAATTATGAGCTCATCTTCCCCTTCTTGATTGAACTGTGATGCAGAAGAAGTGCAACAGGCTGGCGAAGAAGATGCCGAGTGAATAGGCtttggaggaagaggaggaggaggaggaggcaatGAATAAATTGGCTTTGGGGTGGCAGCATCCAGTTTGACACTTGAATTGGTCCTCTGATAATAAGCATGACCTGCAAGGAAACGTTCGCCAAAGACTGCGATGGCCTCCTTCACCGAGCGGAAGGGACGGGCCGTGTCCACCTCCGGCCTCTCTGTGACCATGGTAGATAGAGCAGAGGACTCATGGTCTTCCATTTTTCCTTGGTGCTGGCCAATGTGGAGTGCTAGAGGTGAAGGAGATAGTGCATATATGATGTGATGATGATCTGAGTCTGGTTTCTTTGCTTCTACTTCAAAAGCATACCAGTAAAATACTACCATTGTTTCAAGGAAACGTAAGTTGCCAATGGAAGGAAGGGGACTTTTCACCTAAGCCTCCCAAACCTACCTAATTTTTGTAGTCTAGAAAGCAGGACAACAGGAAACAGATATGTATACCAGCTTAAACCGCTGTAGAAACTATTGCAAACCAGAAATCTTAGGTAACAGACTCCTCGTAGTGGCTCCAATGTTCTATTTTTTGGATAAACATCATTAAACTGCGATTGTGCTACCTCTCATATTAATGTCTTAGAAATGAGGTTCTAAAAAGAATAAGATGGTGGAATTTCCTACAGCTACGAAAGCAATTAGTACATGAAAGAGAAATCCATTCGTATTCGACACATTGTTCCTCAAGGCTTCCATTTCCGACGTCGATCCAAACCTTCTCAGGGAGCTTCTTTGCTTTATTAACTTCAATACAGACCCTGGCAAACACGAGACGGGATTTGGTAGAAGTCTGCTTGTCCATATAGAGTGGCTTACCAATAGTACTAGCAATCCTTCCTATCATATTGGATGACCAGAGGTGGAGCCCGAGCTGAGGGAACCGTACCCAAATAGGGACGCTCTGCAAGAGGTCTTTGCGGACATCCAATCCTCTTTCCCATTTTCTCAGGATGAGAACCCGACCACCAATAAGCCAAGGTCCGCCTTCGAGCACTTTGGAGCCATTTTCCCCCAACGAAAGGTGCAGTGATCTGGGGGTTAGGTATCATCACTGTTTATTCCGTATGGCTCTGAAAGCTCTAGTGTGGTTGGTGGGGTTCCTATTCCAACGAGTAGGTACTTAAATCATTAACAAACCTTAGCGCGTGGTAAAATTTATTTACTGATATCGTTATCAAGCTGGTGATGGCTAGAAAGGTGGTGTTGCCTCAAACAAGGTCATGAATCTATGTGTCACCATCTTTAAAGTTgtatattattaattttgatcAACGAATGGGCAAATAGCGACATGACGGTAGCTCAAAATCACATTCAAAAAAATCACGCGGCTCTCGAGGAATACAACATTAGATCCTTGTTGAAGCAACTCAAAACAAACTGATGATCCACTGATGGTCTTTCAATATTCAGTTTATCAATAAAATGCATACTTTATAATACATGATTTATAGTTAGTGCTTGTCGATTTTTTGTCAGAAGTGAAGATCATAACATGGTCAAGAAAATaatctaatgaatagaattttatagaaaaataaaagatatatatatagaaatcCAAAAACCAACTAGATAAACCATTAAAAAAGAAGTCTTCAACAACGAACATGAAAAATAATGACTAAAATTGGGTTAAATTTTTCTACGTTACATTGCATGCTTCTAGTGGGTGAAGTGCTTCCCAAAACTGTCAGTGAGCCTTCACCCTAAACCTTTCAATTCCCTTAAAGGACACGAAAGACAATTCAAAGATAATGGAAATCCATAATACCATTGGATCAATTATTGCCAACATAATTAGCAGTATTTTGGGGGGACGTCTTTTAGAATTTAAGACACAAGTAAAGCACATATATTCCTTCTTTAGATAAACAGATATGGCGTAAGTTACTCTTGAAGATACATGCATATCCTTTTAGGGATAGGAGACCAATCTAAGATTCTTTGTTTTCATCTAGAGATGCAATATCTCGGACCCAAACCTAAATGTCctccaaaaaaaagaaattaagttGCGACTGTCTCAAATATTACCCAGTTGAAAAAAAATACGTATCAACATATATATAAGCATGCAACATATGTTCATGGAATCctgttaataaaaatatatagatggaTATATGAAATAGTCATATATATACCTCTTTTTTGGAaaaaatatctatatatacattaaGATTGATGTGTCGTAATGCAGCAATTACAAATAAATATGTAACAGATTTTGGCCAATAACCTTTTGTACCAAATCTTTTTTTTGATTGTAATGGGAGGCAGAGCCGCCCAGATATTCGATTAGTGGTAAGTTTAAATTACAAGGACATCACATGCACTTACAGGCTTGATAAGGGTCTGTGCTTTGAGTTAAAGCACACCATTGAGAAGGATACCTTGGTGTGCCAGTGATGTGAAGACAATCTCTTTACGTTAGACCAGAAAACTCTTTGGTCTTCCAACTATGTACAGGTGGACAAAAGGTTGCTAAGAGCTTTATGGTTGGATGTGTTCGTGTTAATCACCTGTTGCCATATTCAACTGCGGTGTCCTATGATGAGATTCTGTTTTTAATCCTCTGTAAGACTTGTTTCATTGCTTGTCTCTGCTTTCTTGGATTTGTAGCATTCCAAATTTCGGTCTCAATTATGCAGAATTTCAGCAGTCTAAACTGAGAATTTGCTTCAAAATGGAATCTTCGATTGTGGCGATCTTTCCATAGTTTCTAGCATAATGCGGACACTATACAACCCCAGGATTGCTTTGCTATTTGATTTGGTATATTCTTCCTCCATATTGTCCATAGATTTTCAAACCGATGTCGGCATTTGTGATATGCCAAGTGCTAGGATCATTGGTTGCCAGATTTGTTTTGAATATGGGTATGTGAGGAAGAGATGATCCCATGTTTCTTCCTTTGAATTGTAGACAGAGCATAGGATGGGGACTTGAATGTTTTTTTCCCTTAGATTGCTCGCAGTTAAGATCTTATTTTCGAAAACCAACCAattgaagatttttattttttctggtaTTGGAAGCCTCTGGTTGATCTTTGTAAAAGTTGATACTATGCCACCATTACAAAGGAATTTGTAGAAGCTTCTGACCAAGAATTCCCATTTGTTTGTCCATTTCCATACCAAAAAGTACTTTCTAGGTGTCAAGGTAATTTCACTGAGTAGATTAAGCATGAGCTATAGAGATTCTTTCCCTCTTATGTTGAGTGGCTTATGGAATAGTTGTCTTCTATTGTGTTGTGAAGAAGCCTTGCATTGAGATGAATGGGTTTAGTGTTGGAGAGAACAGATCTGGGAAAGGGTCTTTGAGTGATGTTTGTGCAACCCATATATCTTGCCAAAAGGCTACTTGGCTGCCATCGCCAACGTTAAACTATGAACACTGCGTAAAAGTTTTCTTGACCTTTAGTATGCTCCTCCAAGTGGTTGATGCTGTTCTTTGACTGTTGATGGATTGTTAGCTTCACAACCTATTTGAATAGTATGTAGCTAGTATTAGTTTTCTCTATGGTTTATCTTACTGTGTGTAGTATCTTCATCACCGTGCAGTATCTTCATCACCGTTTGGTTAGAAGGCACTGATTGAAGTTCTAAGATTAATAATCCCCATGCATGCCTCCCATTTCTTTAGGCCTACAAGCTTGTGCCAGCTGACTAGACAATGGATTCCATGATATGTTTTACTTCCTTTCCAAAGGAACTCTCATCATctcctttcaattttttttgaccaCTTCAACAGGTAGAAGTATTGATGACATCCAATAAACCGGTAATAAATCAAGAACCGTATTCACTAGCACTGATCTTCCTGCAATGGATAAAACTTTGTTTTTCCATATTGTAAGTCTTTTTTC
Above is a genomic segment from Elaeis guineensis isolate ETL-2024a chromosome 1, EG11, whole genome shotgun sequence containing:
- the LOC105038467 gene encoding uncharacterized protein, encoding MEDHESSALSTMVTERPEVDTARPFRSVKEAIAVFGERFLAGHAYYQRTNSSVKLDAATPKPIYSLPPPPPPLPPKPIHSASSSPACCTSSASQFNQEGEDELIILSSLRKLEVELEETRRELMLLKERESETEIAVANLKKKLHKVMSKLTEMEATKAAEGGLAVERQSTEVQSDRWVNERTRDIEARFEYLPTLAQALSLGDIEADFGGRGKRKVQKKKPIIPLIGDMFSRKKGSSDLNTSLYSQSYYSVLS
- the LOC105038481 gene encoding uncharacterized protein; amino-acid sequence: MQHPGARPSRKRFWFISCLLFIALLTGGAFLVLYITHPANEIPFWFPIAGMILVGTPWLFWIVMCIYRSIAARKNDVERPPVRAAAVAPAGGTDVATTTDSPVDSPGGARRVRFGNATVIGSDVAGEVGSSGETPQGNEADGEHTHGRTGSSISEDDGSSLRSHESEAPLALSMS